AATATTTCGGAATGCTTCCTTTCCATTCTTTGTCAAATAGGGGTAAATTATTTCAAAAAGTAAATTACAATAATGTTTTAAGCCCTTATTAGGTTCGAAAGTCAATTGAAAATTGATCCAACTATCGCCCAAAATATTCATCCTTTTATATAGTCTTTGATATTCGTTTTCAAATTCTTGCGGTCTCAAAAGTTTTGATTTTACTAATGATTGAAACATATGCTGAAATTCCTCGCTCCGCCTCTGCATCAATTCTGTATAATGCGATTTAATACTTTTATTTTCCCTCATCAAATGGATAAAATCTATTAGGATAAATTTATACTTATACATTTTTTCCATGGTCTTTAGTGACATTTGATATAAGGTGGACAGTTCATTCTCTGCACTGTCTAATTCATTCATTTGCTGGTCCATTTCAGATACCAATTGAAAATATAAGGTTTCTATTATTTCTTCTTTCAATTTAAAATGATAATTAAGATTCCCCTGGCTTATGCTTAGCGCTTGTGCAATTTGCCTTAGACTAACATTCACCATTCCATATTCATTAAAAAGACCTAATGCTGCTTCAAGTATCTTTGCTCTTGTATCTTTCATTTTAGTAAACTTGACCTAAATATTTTAAATTAGTATATTTGACCTAAAAGTACAAAATATGATGGATATCGCAATAATTGGAGGAGGAATAGCTGGTCTAACTACCGCATTAGCCTTAAAACAGAAAGGTTTTTCAGCTACCGTTTATGAACGAGCTGATGAGCTTAATGAAATAGGTGCAGGTATTTGGATTCAGCCTAATGCGCTACAAGTATTGAATCATCTGGGCTTAAAAGAAGAATTACTGAATAGTGGAGTCCAACTTGATAGAGTTGATATAACCGATAATCAGTTGAGACCATTTAGCAAGGGAGGCAATATCGTTCAAGATCAAAAAGGGAATAAGATTGTTTCAATACACAGAGCCAGATTACATAAAATTCTATATGATAGCTTACCTAAGAATACAGTGAAATTAGATTGTGAATTAAAGTCCTTCACGCAAAATTCAGATGGCATTAAACTTGATTTTCATGATACTTCAGTTTCTGCGGATTTTGTGTTAGCTGCAGATGGCATTAATTCCAAGACCAGAAAGCAATTATTTCCCAAGTCATCTTTAAGGGACACTGGACAAACTTGTTGGAGGGGAATAGCAAATATGGCACTACCTGATCAGCTTCAAAACTTAGGACGTGAAGCCTGGGGAAATAATGTTAGGTTTGGATTTTCTCAAGTCTCAGAGGACTCAGTTTATTGGTTTGCAGTTGCTAAATCTGCACCTTTTATAAAAGACGATTTACCACAACTCAAAGATAAATTGAAGACGATGTTTGAATCTTTTCATCCAATAGTGAATCAGATCATCACGGAAACAGAAGAGCAGAAAATAATTAGAGGAGATTTACTGGATTTGAAAAGATTAGATCGATGGCATTCCCAAAATATTTGTTTATTGGGAGATGCAGCACATGCTACCACTCCCAATATGGGGCAAGGAGCTGGACAGGGGATTGAAGACGCCTACACAATAGCTGAGTTGTTTTCAAAATATTCGGCTACACCTCAGCTTTTTGAGCAATTTGAAAAAGTAAGGCGTGACAAAGTGGATTATGTGGTAAATAACTCCTGGCGATTTGGAAAAATGGCACATAGCAGAGCGGGAAAGCTTCTGTTAAAAAGTATTGTGAAGTTAACACCTGAAAAGATCATGAAAAAGCAATTGGAAAAACTTTATAAACTACCGCAAATAAAGTAGGTTGAAACAAAAAAAGCTATTTTAAAAGAGAAGTCAAAATAGACTATTTCTATCCCGACTTCCTAAATTCCTTTAAAACAGCTTTCTTTTTTGATTTAGTGACGTTATACCGTCATGATTTCTTTTTCCTTATGCTCGAGGATATCATCAATCTTTTTAGTGTAATCGTTGGTTAATGTTTGAACCTTATCTTCTCCTCTTTTGACGTCATCCTCAGATGTACCTTCTTTTTGAAGTTGCTTAAGTTGATCATTAGCATCTTTTCTTGCATTACGAATAGATATTTTCCCATCTTCAGCCTCATTTTTGGCTTGCTTCGATAAGGCAATCCTTCTTTCCTCTGTAAGTGGTGGGATGTTTATTCTAACAATTTCACCATCATTTTGAGGAGTGAATCCTAAATCGCTATTGATAATGGCCCTTTCTATTTCTCCAATGATGTTTTTCTCCCATGGCTTAATAATAATGGATCGTGCATCTGGCGTACTGATAGATGCAACTTGGCTAATAGGAGTGTCATTATTATAGTAATCTACCATTAGACCATCAAGCATGGCAGGGGAGGACTTCCCAGCTCTTATTTTTTGTAAATTGCTTTTTGTATGCTGAATGGCTTTCTCCATCAGCTCCTTCGTTTCGTCCAATATTAAATCTATTTCTTCCATTGGTTTTTAATTTTGAGAGTTTATTAAGGTGCCTACATTTTTTCCGTTAATGAGGTCATATAAGTTACCCTCTTTATTCATGTCAAATACAATAATAGGCAAATTGTTTTCTTGGCAAAGGGTAAATGCTGTCATATCCATTACGTTCAGTCCTTTTTCATACACTTCTTGGAAAGTAATGTTGGAATATCGCGTAGCATCTGCATCCTTTTCAGGATCAGCAGTATAAACACCATCTACTCTAGTTCCTTTTAATACAACATCAGCTTCGATTTCAATAGCTCTTAAACTGGCTGTAGAATCAGTAGTGAAATATGGATTTCCGATTCCAGCACCAAAAATTACTACACGGCCTTTCTCAAGATGGCGGATAGCTCTCCTCCTAATAAAAGGCTCACAAACTTGTTCCATATTGATTCCGGACATTAAACGCGTGAACATCCCATGATTTTCTAAAACGCCCTGAACTGCCATCCCATTAATAACAGTTGCAAGCATTCCCATGTAATCTCCTTGTACTCTATCGATTCCTGCAGCTTCTGCTTGAATTCCTCTAAAAATATTTCCACCCCCAATCACTATTGCTACTTCAATTCCCTGATCGTGAATTTTTTTAATTTCTGTTGCATATTGAGCTAAACGTTTTGAGTCAATGCCGTAACCTTCATCACCCATAAGTGCCTCACCACTTAGTTTCAATAGAATGCGTTTGAATTTCATAAGCTAAATTGTTGCTGTCCCTTTAAAAGTCTATACTAATTATATCTAAAATCAATGCAATTACTCAATTGTACTCAAATAATTAAAATTGAATGATCAACTGATTTTTCTCCACACTATCGCCTTTCTGCGCCTTGATGTCGGTTATTATACCGTCACCAGCTGCCTTAATAACGTTCTCCATCTTCATTGCCTCCAATATCAACAATGGGTCACCCTTTTTTACCTCATCACCCGGAGACACCATGATGTCTATGATAAGTCCAGGCATGGGTGCCTTTACATCGTTCATTTGGTTTTGATCCAAATCACTTATCCCCATTTCTTCTAGAAGTAAATCCATTTTATCTTTCAATTCCAATTCAATGATTTTACCATTTAATTGCAATTTAAAAGTTTTGCTCTCATAGTCAATTTCTACCAGGTGAGCATTAAATGTTTGATTATGATAAATGATATGGAAGGATTGATCATCAGTTTTACTTAAATCCCAATCGACTTTAGAATCGTCTATAAAAATATCACCATCTTTGGTTGACAGCTTATATTCTTTTTCTGACTGACTGAATTTTATTTCGTACATAACTAAAATTTGACACGAAGATAGGAACACATATTAAATTTTACACATTTCATTTTAATTTTAGCAGTGAATAACTGATTTTTTTTGCTTTACATCTTTCTCAATGTTTTAAAATTCATCGTACTAAACCCTGTTATCATTCTCGGAAAGAATTTAAAAAATAATTTCTATTTATTTTATGTTATAAAAGTCTGATAAACAGAGGATAGCAATAGCATTTAATTTATGTTTGAAAAAAAACAATCTTTTTTGTCAGTAAAGTTTGATAAAATATAAAATCCATATAATTTTGCACTTCCTAAAACGAAAAGGATTTAGGAAATGCTTATTGAAACCATTGGGGGAATACCAAAGCGGCCAACTGGGACGGACTGTAAATCCGTTGTCTTTCGACTTCACAGGTTCGAATCCTGTTTCCCCCACTTTGTAATCCGAAGCTTTGGCAAAGGATTACAATTTGATTGAAATGATATCTGTATTTTTTAAGATTGATTTTCGTTAAACAAGCGGGAGTAGCTCAGTTGGTAGAGCGGCAGCCTTCCAAGCTGCAGGTCGCGGGTTCGAGCCTCGTCTCCCGCTCTATAATACAATAGGCATTTCGGTGTAAATTAAGGCAGAACGGAAACGTCACTGCCTTTGTTAGGATGTGCCTGTAAGGGCACTGAATGATTTCAAGCCGATGTAGCTCAGGGGTAGAGTGCTTCCTTGGTAAGGAAGAGGTCGGGGGTTCAAATCCCCTCGTTGGCTCAATCAGTGTTATTGAATAAATATATTATAAATTTTAACTAAACTGAGGATTTTTCAAATATGGCTAAAGAAACCTTTGACCGTTCGAAACCACACGTGAATATCGGTACTATCGGACACGTGGATCATGGTAAAACTACATTAACTGCTGCAATCTGTAAAGTATTGTCTGATAAAGGATTTGCAGAGATGAGAGACTTCTCATCTATCGATAATGCTCCTGAAGAAAAAGAAAGGGGTATTACAATTAACTCTTCACACGTTGAGTATGCAACTGCTAACCGTCACTATGCGCACGTTGACTGTCCAGGTCACGCGGATTACGTGAAAAACATGGTTACTGGTGCTGCACAAATGGATGGTGCTATCTTAGTGGTTGCCGCTACTGATGGTCCAATGCCACAAACTCGTGAGCACATCCTTTTAGCTCGTCAGGTAGGTGTTCCTGCTGTTGTTGCTTTCTTAAACAAAGTAGATTTAGTAGACGATGAGGAGTTATTAGAATTAGTTGAAATGGAAGTAAGAGAATTACTTTCTTTCTACGACTTCCCAGGTGATGATTTACCTGTAGTTTCTGGTTCTGCTCTTGGTGCACTTAACGGTGAAGCAGAGTGGGTTGAGAAAATTGACGAGTTAATGCAAGCTGTTGATGACTATATTCCATTACCAGAAAGATTAACTGACAAAGATTTCTTAATGCCAGTTGAGGATGTATTCTCTATTACTGGTCGTGGTACTGTTGCAACAGGTAGAATCGAAAGAGGTGTTATAAACTCTGGCGATCCTGTTGACTTGATCGGTATGGGAGCTGAAGGTCTTAAATCAACTGTTACTGGTGTTGAGATGTTCCGTAAAATATTAGATAGAGGTGAAGCTGGTGATAACGTAGGTCTTTTGTTAAGAGGTATTGAAAAAGCTCAAATCAAAAGAGGTATGATTATTTGTAAGCCAGGTTCTGTAAACCCACATGCTCATTTTAAAGCTGAGGTTTATGTTCTTTCTAAAGATGAAGGTGGACGTCACACTCCATTCTTTAACAAATATCGTCCACAGTTCTACTTGAGAACAACTGATGTTACTGGCGAAATCAAACTTCCTGAAAACGTGGAGATGGTTATGCCGGGTGATAACGTAACTATCGAAGTTAACTTGATTAACAAAGTAGCTTGCGAAAAGGGTTTACGTTTCGCTATCCGTGAAGGTGGTAGAACAGTAGGTGCCGGACAGGTAACTGAAATCTTAGACTAATATTTAAGATATATAAAATAAATTAAACGATGCGCTCTCGAAAAATTGGGAGCGCATTTGTTTCTTATAAAACTTTTATCTACCTTTGCAGACCATTTTGAGTTGCATTGGTAATACGGGTGTAGCTCAATTGGTAGAGTAGTGGTCTCCAAAACCATTGGCTGGGGGTTCGAGTCCCTCCACCCGTGCAATTTTAACACATTAAAGAGATGCAAAAACTAAGTTTATTCTTAAAAGAATCGTGGTCAGAAATGCGATATAAAGTGACTTGGCCGCCTTACAGCAAGCTACAGAATAGTTCTATTCTGGTATTAGTTGGAGCTTTGATTTTTGCCCTATTAATTGGTGTTATAGATTTGGCATTTGATAATGCGATGGAGTGGTTTTATAATGCATTTTAGCATTTAAGATATATTGAGATAATGTCAGAATTTAAATGGTATGTTTTACGGGTAATAAGTGGACAAGAGAAGAAGATTAAAACTTATCTTGAAAATGAGATTGCTCGACAAAAAATAGAAGATTTTATTCCTCAGATTCTTATCCCTACTGAAAAGGTTTACGAAATGAGGAACGGTAAAAAACGAGTTAGGGAAAAGAATTTTTTTCCTGGTTATGTTTTTGTATCGGCTGATATTTCTCATGGAGAAGCGCATCACGTCATCACAAGTATTCCGGGGGTGATCGGATTCTTGGGAGGACAAGGTGATGAGAAAGAGCCGGTTCCTTTACGACAAAATGAAGTGAACCGTATATTAGGAAAAGTGGATGAAACTGAAGAGATGGATGAGAAGCTGAGTACTCCTTATATAGTAGGGGAATCAGTGAAAGTGATGGATGGTCCTTTCAGTGGGTTTACCGGATCCGTTGAGGAGGTTTTTGAAGAAAGAAAGAAACTTAACGTAATGGTTAAGATCTTCGGAAGAAATACTCCTGTGGAATTAAATTACATGCAAGTAGAAAAAACAGAATAGCAAGATGGCTAAGGAAATAAGTGGATATCTGAAATTACAGATTAAAGGGGGAGCTGCAAATCCGTCACCTCCCGTTGGTCCTGCATTAGGTAGTAAAGGACTTAACATAATGGAGTTCTGTAAGCAATTTAATGGAAGAACTCAAGAAAAGGCTGGGCAAGTATTGCCGGTTGTAATCACAATTTACAAAGACAAATCTTTTGACTTTGTGATTAAAACACCACCAGCCCCGGTACTTTTATTGGATGCTTCTAAGAAGAAGAAAGGTTCTGCTGAGCCTAACCGAAATAAGGTTGGTTCTGTGACTTGGGATCAGGTGAAAGAAATTGCTGAGACCAAAATGTCTGATTTGAATGCTTTTAAAATCGAATCAGCCATGCGACAAGTTGCAGGTACTGCAAGAAGTATGGGTATAAAAGTTACAGGAAAAGCTCCTTGGAATTCTTAAAATAAAGGAAAATGGCAAAGCTTACTAAAAATCAAAAAATTGCAGCAGAGAAGTTAGACTCTACAAAAGCTTATGCTTTAAGTGAGGCTTCAGCGCTTGTGAAAGAAATTACAACAACCAAGTTTGATGCTTCTGTTGACCTTGATATAAGATTGGGTGTAGATCCTCGTAAAGCCGACCAAATGGTTAGGGGTGTTGTTGCACTTCCTCATGGTACAGGTAAAGATGTGAAAGTATTGGCTTTAGTTACTCCTGATAAAGAGCAGGAAGCTAAAGATGCTGGAGCTGATTATGTAGGGTTAGACGACTATATCAAGAAGATTGAAGGTGGTTGGACAGATATTGATATTATCGTAACTATGCCTACTGTTATGGCAAAAGTAGGTAGGTTAGGTAAGGTGCTAGGACCAAGAGGTCTGATGCCGAATCCAAAATCAGGAACTGTTACGCTTGATGTTGGAAAGGCGGTTCAAGAGGTAAAGTCGGGTAAAATCGATTTTAAAGTGGACAAGTTCGGGATTATTCATGCTAGTATCGGTAAAGCTTCCTTCTCGCAAGAGAAAATTACTGAAAACGCTAACGAATTAATTCAAACTTTAGCGAAGCTGAAACCAGCTTCATCTAAAGGTACGTATTTCATGAGTATGACCATGTCATCTACGATGAGCAAGGGAATCTCAATTGATAAAAACTCTATAGCTGGAATTTAATATGAATAGAAAAGAAAAAGGACAACTTATAGAGGAACTTACAGAAAAATTTACGGAATTTCCGCACTTTTATCTGGCTGATGGTTCAGGGATGAGTGTTGCACAAACCAATGCTTTTCGTCAACTATGTTTCGAAAAAGGTTTGGAATACAAAGTAGTTAAGAATTCCTTGATACAAAAAGCATTGGAGAAGCAGGAAGAAGATTATTCTGCAATGTTTAAATCATTAAAAGGTTTCTCAGGGATACTTTTTTCTCCTGAAGTAGGTAATGCACCTGCCAAGGCGATTAAAGAATTTCATAAGAAAAACGACACAGAAAGGCCTTTATTCAAAGCTGCTGCTATAGATACTGATATATATGTTGGTGCAGAGCACTTAACTCCACTTAGCGAATTGAAGTCTAAGACAGAAATGATTGGCGATATTGTAGGTTTACTACAGTCTCCTGCCAAAAATGTTATTTCTGCGCTTCAGAGTGGTGGTCACAAAGTATCAGGATTAGTAAAAGCGCTTGAAGAAAGAGCACAATAATTAACAAATTACTAGAACAAAATCATTAAAATTTAAATAACACAATCATGGCTGATATCAAAGCAATTGGAGATCAATTAGTAGAATTAACAGTAAAAGAAGTTAATGAACTTGCTGATTACCTTAAAGAAACACACGGTATCGAACCTGCTGCGGCAGCAGCGCCTGTTATGGCAGCTGGTGGTGCTGGCGGTGGAGATGCAGCGGAAGAAAAAACATCTTTTGATGTTGTATTAACTTCTGCTGGTGCTGCTAAATTACAAGTAGTTAAAGCTGTTAAAGAATTGACAGGTTTAGGCTTGAAAGAAGCAAAAGAATTAGTTGACGGTGCTCCAAAAGCAGTAAAAGAAGGAGTAGCTAAAGACGAAGCAGAGGCGCTTAAAAAGCAACTTGAAGAAGCTGGAGCAGAAGTTGAATTGAAGTAATAAGTTGATCCTGAAAGGATTAACTGATTTCTGCCCAAGAAATTAGGCCTGGTCCCCGATGATGTTAATGCATTTTCGTGGTCAGGTCTTTTCCTGTTTGTACTAATTTATGAAACAGGATAGTGCATAAAATGCACATTATAGATTTACAATAACTTTAAATATTCAGAGCCTTGGCTAATATAAATCAATCTGAAAGAATCAATTTCTCGTCTATTAAAACAGTAATTGATTATCCTGATTTCCTTGATGTTCAACTCCAATCTTTCCAGGATTTTTTCCAATTGGAAACTCCCGCTGAAAAAAGAGCTGAAGAAGGAATTTTTAAAGTATTTCAAGAAAACTTTCCAATCTCAGATTCTAGAGAGAATTTTGTTTTGGAATTTGTTGACTATCTTGTTGATCCACCAAAATATGATATTGATGGATGTATTGATAGAGGATTAACTTATTCTGTTCCTTTGAAAGCAAAACTTCGGTTGATTTGCAATGATGAGGATAATGAAGACTTTGAAACAATTGAGCAAGAGGTGTTTTTGGGTAATATCCCATACATGACCGAAAAGGGCTCATTTATCATTAATGGTGCTGAACGTGTAATTGTATCTCAGTTGCACAGGTCACCAGGTGTTTTCTTTGCCCAAAGTAAACATACAAACGGAACCAAATTATATTCTGCAAGAATTATACCTTTTAAAGGATCTTGGATAGAATTTGCGACTGACGTTAATAATGTCATGTACGCATATATCGACAGAAAGAAAAAATTCCCAGTTACTACTTTATTACGTGCTATTGGGTACGGTTCTGATAAGGATATCCTAGATCTTTTTAATCTTTCTGAAGAAGTGGATGGTACTAAAGCTGCGCTTAAAAAGGTGATTGGCCGTAAATTGGCAGCAAGGGTTCTAAAAACTTGGACGGAAGATTTCGTAGACGAAGATACTGGGGAAGTAGTATCTATTGACAGAAACGAGGTCTTGCTAGAAAGGGATTCCGTTATTGAGGAAGAAGATATAGAATTGATTATAGATGCAGGGGTTAAATCCATCATTCTTCATAGAACTGATGTGAATATTACTGACTACAGCATTGTTTATAATACACTTCAAAAGGACAACTCTAACTCAGAGAAAGAAGCGGTTGAACAGATTTATCGTCAACTGCGTAATACTGAGGCTCCTGATGAAGCAACAGCAAGAGAAATTATACAAAATCTTTTCTTTTCTGAGAAAAGATATGACTTAGGTGAGGTTGGGAGATATAGAATCAATAAAAAATTAGGATTAGATATTGATGCTGAAACTAAAGTATTGACGAAAGTGGATATTATCCATATTGTGAAATACTTAATCGGATTGATTAATTCTAAAGCAATTGTTGATGATATTGATCACCTTAGTAATAGAAGAGTTAGAACAGTAGGGGAACAATTGTACGCTCAGTTTGGAGTTGGTTTAGCTAGAATGGCTAGAACTATTAGAGAAAGAATGAACGTTAGAGATAATGAAGACTTCAAGCCTGTTGATTTGATCAACGCTAGGACTTTATCTTCTGTTATTAATTCTTTCTTTGGAACCAACCAATTATCTCAGTTCATGGATCAAACGAATCCATTATCAGAGGTTACACACAAAAGAAGAATGTCAGCTTTAGGGCCTGGTGGTCTTTCTAGGGAGCGTGCAGGATTTGAGGTTCGTGATGTTCATTATACTCACTACGGCAGGCTTTGTACCATTGAAACACCAGAAGGTCCCAATATTGGATTGATTTCATCTCTTTGTGTTCATGCCAAAGTAAATAGCATGGGCTTCATTGAAACGCCTTACAGAAAAGTTGAAGGCGGTAAAGTGGATATGAGTGGTAATGTACTATACCTTACAGCTGAAGAGGAAGATGATCACAACATTGCACAGGCTAATGCACCAATTGATGATGGAGGAAAATATCTGAATGATAGAGTTAAAGCTAGATTTGAAGGTGATTTCCCTGTTCTAGAGCCGAAAGAGCTTTCGTACATGGATATAGCGCCTAACCAAATTGTATCAGTTGCAGCATCTATGATTCCTTTCTTGGAGCATGATGATGCAAACAGAGCTTTGATGGGTTCAAACATGCAGCGTCAAGCAGTTCCATTATTAAGACCAGAAGCGCCAATCGTTGGTACGGGTCTTGAAGGAAGAGTTGCCAGTGACTCTAGATCTATGATAGTAGCAGAAAAAGACGGAGTTGTTACTTTTGTTGATGCAACGAAGATCGTGATCAAGTATGATATGAACGATGAGGAGCAATTGGTTTCTTTTGAAGATGATGAGAGAGTTTATGATTTAATCAAATTCAGGAGAACAAACCAAAATACTACTATCAATCTTAGATCAATAGTTTATAAAGGAGACAGAGTTACCAAAGGACAAATCCTTTGTGATGGTTATGCTACTGAAAAAGGAGAATTGGCCATTGGACGTAATATGAAGGTGGCATTTATGCCATGGCAAGGTTACAACTTTGAGGATGCAATTGTAATTTCCGAAAGAGTAGTACGAGAAGATATATTTACTTCAATTCATATCGAAGAATTTGAATTAGAAGTTAGAGATACTAAGCGAGGTGAAGAAGAACTTACTTCTGAAATTCCAAATGTCAGTGAAGAGGCAGTTAAAAACCTCGATGAAAATGGAATCATCAGAACAGGTACTGAAATCAAAGAAGGAGATATTTTAATTGGTAAAATAACACCTAAAGGTGAAACGGATCCAACTCCTGAAGAAAAGCTTTTAAGAGCAATCTTTGGTGACAAAGCCGGTGACGTCAAAGATGCATCAATGAAAGCATCTCCTTCCTTAAGAGGTGTTGTTATCGATACTAAGTTATTTGCTAGACACAAAAAAGATAAAGACGGGAGAGCTGATGCTAAGAAAGAGGTAGTTGTTCTTGCTAAGGAATATAGCCGCCAGTTATTGAAATTAAGAAATCTGAAAATTGAGAAGTTAGCTACTTTGCTTGAAGGAAAGACTTGTCAAGGTATCAAACATAAGTTTGGTGATGAGATAATGAGCAAAGGTGTTAAGTTCTCTAAAACTAACATTGAAAAGAACTTATTCCCTGAGAAGAATATTTACAGAGATGAAAGTAACTACAATGTACCAGAAGAGGTGAATTTGATTTCTGACTTAATCCTTGATAATTGGACTAATGATGACAATACAAATAAGCTTATCGTTGATTTAGTAAGAAATTACAACAAGAGAAGAAACGAAATAGCTGGTAAGTTCAAAAGAGAAAGGTTTACTATAGAGGTAGGAGATGAATTACCGGCAGGTATAGTTCAGCTTGCTAAAGTTTATGTTGCTAAAAAACGTAAATTGAAAGTAGGTGATAAAATGGCTGGTCGTCACGGAAACAAAGGTGTTGTAGCCAAAATTGTTCGTGACGAAGATATGCCATTCTTGGAAGACGGAACACCGGTTGATATTGTATTGAACCCATT
This is a stretch of genomic DNA from Marivirga harenae. It encodes these proteins:
- the rpoB gene encoding DNA-directed RNA polymerase subunit beta, translating into MANINQSERINFSSIKTVIDYPDFLDVQLQSFQDFFQLETPAEKRAEEGIFKVFQENFPISDSRENFVLEFVDYLVDPPKYDIDGCIDRGLTYSVPLKAKLRLICNDEDNEDFETIEQEVFLGNIPYMTEKGSFIINGAERVIVSQLHRSPGVFFAQSKHTNGTKLYSARIIPFKGSWIEFATDVNNVMYAYIDRKKKFPVTTLLRAIGYGSDKDILDLFNLSEEVDGTKAALKKVIGRKLAARVLKTWTEDFVDEDTGEVVSIDRNEVLLERDSVIEEEDIELIIDAGVKSIILHRTDVNITDYSIVYNTLQKDNSNSEKEAVEQIYRQLRNTEAPDEATAREIIQNLFFSEKRYDLGEVGRYRINKKLGLDIDAETKVLTKVDIIHIVKYLIGLINSKAIVDDIDHLSNRRVRTVGEQLYAQFGVGLARMARTIRERMNVRDNEDFKPVDLINARTLSSVINSFFGTNQLSQFMDQTNPLSEVTHKRRMSALGPGGLSRERAGFEVRDVHYTHYGRLCTIETPEGPNIGLISSLCVHAKVNSMGFIETPYRKVEGGKVDMSGNVLYLTAEEEDDHNIAQANAPIDDGGKYLNDRVKARFEGDFPVLEPKELSYMDIAPNQIVSVAASMIPFLEHDDANRALMGSNMQRQAVPLLRPEAPIVGTGLEGRVASDSRSMIVAEKDGVVTFVDATKIVIKYDMNDEEQLVSFEDDERVYDLIKFRRTNQNTTINLRSIVYKGDRVTKGQILCDGYATEKGELAIGRNMKVAFMPWQGYNFEDAIVISERVVREDIFTSIHIEEFELEVRDTKRGEEELTSEIPNVSEEAVKNLDENGIIRTGTEIKEGDILIGKITPKGETDPTPEEKLLRAIFGDKAGDVKDASMKASPSLRGVVIDTKLFARHKKDKDGRADAKKEVVVLAKEYSRQLLKLRNLKIEKLATLLEGKTCQGIKHKFGDEIMSKGVKFSKTNIEKNLFPEKNIYRDESNYNVPEEVNLISDLILDNWTNDDNTNKLIVDLVRNYNKRRNEIAGKFKRERFTIEVGDELPAGIVQLAKVYVAKKRKLKVGDKMAGRHGNKGVVAKIVRDEDMPFLEDGTPVDIVLNPLGVPSRMNIGQIYETVLGWAGLKLGRKYATPIFDGASSDEVSAELAEAGLPEFGRTHLYDGLTGDRFDQKVTVGVIYMLKLGHLIDDKMHARSIGPYSLITQQPLGGKAQFGGQRFGEMEVWALEAFGASHVLQEILTIKSDDVIGRAKAYEAIVKGENMGKPNIPESFNVLVHELRGLALEITLD